A section of the Myxocyprinus asiaticus isolate MX2 ecotype Aquarium Trade chromosome 40, UBuf_Myxa_2, whole genome shotgun sequence genome encodes:
- the LOC127430782 gene encoding nuclear receptor subfamily 6 group A member 1-B-like, protein MEVENQPNGFDFSKRGKLMTSEDVSEQRWCLICGDRASGLHYGIISCEGCKGFFKRSICNKRIYRCNKDKNCQMSRKQRNRCQYCRLRKCLQMGMNRKAIREDGMPGGRNKTIGPVRISLEEIERIMTGQDFKEKMELSDAWSHSNHNSRGNGISEGGHTLSFSTISTSHSMKINTYTMSCSDLCTSPQLTHSFLLCKYPLSPPTGGSLKTQSHTLSLQLVAAEDLTHLNTPMVIEEGYIVTQLELLALLCRIADELLFRQIVWIKRLPFYNDLSIKDCTRLLGASWHQLILLSSLTVHSKQILGELANITHHYTPSSLTLQGFGEDAMEVMESLNFLFRKFHQLNISNEEYSCLKTITLLNQDTAGLCNMPTLEQLSERYWCVCRDLTERLHPHRPKRFSDIITCLSEIRHTSGKMMSIPLEQLPLLLKAVLYSCKTNQNPWPANRSFSRT, encoded by the exons AGGATGTGAGCGAGCAGCGCTGGTGTTTGATCTGTGGTGACCGTGCGTCCGGACTACACTATGGCATCATCTCCTGTGAGGGGTGTAAGGGCTTCTTTAAACGCAGCATCTGCAACAAGCGCATCTACCGCTGCAACAAGGACAAGAACTGCCAGATGTCCCGCAAACAACGCAACCGCTGTCAGTACTGCAGACTGCGCAAGTGCCTTCAGATGGGAATGAACCGCAAGG CTATCAGAGAGGACGGGATGCCTGGAGGGAGGAATAAAACAATCGGACCCGTACGG ATCTCGCTGGAGGAGATTGAACGAATTATGACTGGCCAGGATTTTAAGGAAAAAATGGAACTGTCGGATGCATGGAGCCACAGTAACCACAATTCACGTGGCAACGGTATCTCCGAGGGCGGCCATACCTTATCTTTCTCCACGATATCCACCAG CCATTCAATGAAAATTAACACATACACTATGTCCTGTAGCGATCTGTGCACCAGTCCGCAACTAACTCATTCTTTCCTTTTGTGCAAATACCCTTTATCGCCCCCTACTGGTGGCAGCCTTaagacacaatcacacacattatcACTCCAGCTTGTCGCAGCCGAAGACCTGACACATCTTAATACACCCATGGTCATAGAGGAGGG GTATATTGTGACTCAGTTGGAGCTGTTAGCTCTGCTGTGCCGTATTGCTGATGAGCTGTTATTCAGACAGATTGTCTGGATCAAGCGCTTACCGTTCTACAATGATCTGTCCATCAAAGACTGCACTCGTTTACTGGGGGCTTCATGGCATCAGCTCATCCTCCTCTCCTCACTTACTGTGCACAGTAAACAGATACTGGGAGAACTGGCCAATATCACACACCATTACACACCTTCAAGTCTGACACTACAGGG GTTCGGTGAAGATGCTATGGAGGTCATGGAGAGTTTAAATTTTCTTTTTCGTAAGTTTCATCAACTAAACATCAGCAATGAGGAGTACAGCTGCTTGAAGACCATCACCTTGCTCAATCAAG aTACAGCTGGATTATGTAACATGCCCACACTGGAACAGTTGAGTGAACGTTACTGGTGCGTATGTCGGGACCTGACAGAGAGACTCCACCCTCACCGGCCCAAACGCTTTTCTGACATCATCACGTGCCTCTCTGAGATACGCCACACCTCAG GGAAGATGATGTCCATTCCTCTAGAGCAGCTTCCACTGCTGTTAAAGGCGGTACTATACTCCTGCAAAACCAATCAAAACCCCTGGCCAGCCAACAGGTCCTTCTCCAGGACATAG